Genomic segment of Oncorhynchus tshawytscha isolate Ot180627B linkage group LG28, Otsh_v2.0, whole genome shotgun sequence:
TGGGATCCTTCCTCTCCAGGATGCGAACCTCAACGTTCAAAGGCTGCCTCAAGACTTTAGTGATGGGGTACTCTTCCTCAGTGTAATACAATGTGAAGGATCTCGACTCTGGAAGTCAGACGGGATTGGAAAAACTTGTAAAAGTCAACAAAAAAATCATAATAAATCACTTAATTGCATTCAAATATTACAAATTGACACAGAACAAGCCTGAAATGAAATACACGTTACCGTCATTACACCCCTTGGTGTCGCATGTTCCTTTGGCCAGTCTCAGTTCCACTCTGAGGGGTCCCGGAGCAGCAACAGGAGCGGGTGCAGGAACAGTGTTCACCTCAGTAACCAGAGCCTCTACTGCAGTGGCAGAGTACTTACACTGGAACAGCAGCCTAGATAGGGAAAAACAAGCAGTGATACAATAGGGTCTTCAAGCATACTGTATCACTGCTTTATGGGCCAGATCGAAGTCCTTACACGCTCGTGACGTTCTGAATCGCCTCTGGGGAATCAATCAAGTCAATTCAATCTTACAGAGAGAAGACTCACTCAAAATGGCTGTCCCTGGTGATAGACCCTCGAGGTCCCACCCCCACGTTATAGGAAGATGCCATCCTGTTCTCGTAAACCACATAACCACTTTCCTCCTGCAGGGGAGAGTCCACAGTTAATACCGAGCCAGTGTATAACATTCATATTATCTCTACTCACCTTTATAGTGGTGCCACAGGCAGTGACAGGGAACTGGTATATGGCGAAGGCTGAAGTGATGCCAACAGGACTGCAGGGGCGGTCATTTCCCCCCAACAGACTGATGGAATCAATGTCTATTTTGGGCCAAGTGGAATCCCtggccaccaccaccacaaactgaGCATCCCTGGTACACTGCACAGTCactggggaaagagaggaaaaagTACATGTTTTGAGCATTACAATATTATCTGAGCATTACAAGACAGAAACAATATCAGACACTCACCTGCCTTCCCATAGTAGCACTGCTGTCCATTGAAGCAGCAGTAGATAGCCTGACATTGAGATGGAGTAATATCTGGGGTTCCACATTGCACTATATCCCGAACCGGTACTTGACATCTCTGATCTGGAGTTTGGGTTACTGCTGGCCACTGGGACTCTGGCCGCTGGGGAGTCTGCTGCTGTGGCCCCTGGATCACTGGCCTCTGAGGAGTCTGTTGCTGTGGCCACTGGGACTCTGGCCGCTGGGGAGTCTGCTGCTGTGGCCCCTGGATCACTGGCCTCTGAGGAGTCTGTTGCTGTGGCCACTGGGACTCTGGCCGCTGGGGAGTCTGCTGCTGTGGCCCCTGAATCACTGGCCTCTGAGGAGTCTGTTGCTGTGGCCACTGGGACTCTGGCCGCTGGGGAGTCTGCTGCTGTGGCCCCTGGATGACTGGCCTCTGAGGAGTCTGTTGCTGTGGCCACTGGGACTCTGGCCGCTGGGGAGTCTGCTGCTGTGGCCCCTGGATCACTGGCCTCTGAGGAGTCTGTTGCTGTGGCCACTGGGACTCTGGCCGCTGGGGAGTCTCTGCTGTGGCCCCTGAATCACTGGCCTCTGAGGAGTCTGCTGCTGTGGCCACTGGGACTCTGGCCGCTGGGGAGTCTGCTGCTGTGGCCCCTGGATCACTGGCCTCTGAGGAGTCTGTTGCTGTGGCCACTGGGACTCTGGCCGCTGGGGAGTCTGCTGCTGTGGCCCCTGGATCACTGGCCTCTGAGGAGTCTGCTGCTGTGGCCACTGGGACTCTGGCCGCTGGGGAGTCTGCTGCTGTGGCCCCTGGATCACTGGCCTCTGAGGAGTCTGTTGCTGTGGCCACTGGGACTCTGGCCGCTGGGGAGTCTGCTGCTGTGGCCCCTGTATCACTGGCCTCTGAGGAGTCTGCTGCTGTGGCCACTGGGACTCTGGCCGCTGGGGAGTCTGTTGCTGTGGCCCATGTGGCTCTTGCCTCTGGGGAGTCTGCTGCTGTGGCCA
This window contains:
- the LOC121841229 gene encoding zona pellucida sperm-binding protein 4-like, with the translated sequence MSPSGHSYRLLRGHSSRLLRDSPETRSPEARAADSQRPVIQGPQQQTPQRTVIQGTQQQTAQRPEPKWPQQQTPQRPEPQWPQQQTPQRPEPQWPQQQTPQRQEPHGPQQQTPQRPESQWPQQQTPQRPVIQGPQQQTPQRPESQWPQQQTPQRPVIQGPQQQTPQRPESQWPQQQTPQRPVIQGPQQQTPQRPESQWPQQQTPQRPVIQGPQQQTPQRPESQWPQQQTPQRPQQTPQRPVIQGPQQQTPQRPESQWPQQQTPQRPVIQGPQQQTPQRPESQWPQQQTPQRPVIQGPQQQTPQRPESQWPQQQTPQRPVIQGPQQQTPQRPESQWPQQQTPQRPVIQGPQQQTPQRPESQWPAVTQTPDQRCQVPVRDIVQCGTPDITPSQCQAIYCCFNGQQCYYGKAVTVQCTRDAQFVVVVARDSTWPKIDIDSISLLGGNDRPCSPVGITSAFAIYQFPVTACGTTIKEESGYVVYENRMASSYNVGVGPRGSITRDSHFELLFQCKYSATAVEALVTEVNTVPAPAPVAAPGPLRVELRLAKGTCDTKGCNDESRSFTLYYTEEEYPITKVLRQPLNVEVRILERKDPNLFLMLEHCWTTSDPSPVSMPQWDLIIEDCSYPNDNYLTTMVPVERSSGLLYPNHYKRFTLEMFTFVDHTRSPQKERIFIHCSTSVCYPTPGVSCEPKCNRQRRDVSAAQRKTIQNAVVSSGEVVLVDKRPVSRSDH